In Rhodoferax sediminis, the sequence GTCTTGGCCACCACGATCACCAGATCCGCATGCCAGCCGTTGGTGATGAAGGTCTTGCTGCCGCTCAGCAGGTAGCTGCCGTCGGGCTGCTTGAGCGCCGTGGACTTGATGCCCTGCAGGTCGCTGCCCGCGGCGGGCTCGCTCATGGCAATGGCGCCCACCATCTCGCCGCTGGCCAGCCGCGGCAGGTACTTTTTCTTTTGCGCTTCGGTGCCGTAGTGCAGGAGGTAGGGCGCGACGATTTCGCTGTGCAAGCCGAAGCCAATGCCGCTGAAGCCGCCGCGCCAGAGCTCCTCCATCTGCACCACGGAGTACAGCTTGTCGGCACCCGAGCCGCCATATTCTTCGGGCATGGTCATGCACAGGAAGCCGTTGGCGCCGGCCTTGCGCCAGACCTCGCGGTCGACATAGCCCTGCTCCTCCCAGGCTTCGTGGTGGGGCGCGATTTCCTTATCGCAGAAGCGGCGGAAGCTGTCGCGAAAAGCCTCGTGGTCGGGGCTGAAAAGGGTGCGTTCAATCATGTTGCCTTCTCTCTGTTTCTGTTATGCGTAACCCGTAGCCAGCCAGTGCGCCCACCCCGCCGCGCCTTCGCGTGCCGCCTTGGCGCTGGCGCTGTTCCAGTCGTAAGGCACGGCCACCTGCGCCACCGCCCAGCCGGCTGGCAGGCGCTCGCACAGCGCATAGTGTGCGTGGGGCGCGCCGGTTTCGTGTATGTGGAAGGCCACGTGGTCATCGTCAAACGCCGGCAGGCCGACGCTGCCGGGATTCACGCACGGCGTGCCGCCCGTCCTGCCCCCGGCAACGCCCGCCACCATCATGATGCGCGGCAGATGGCTGTGGCCGCACAGCACCAGACTGGCCTGCGCCGCCGCACTGCCTGCAAGCTGCGCGGCCACCACGGCGGGACGCGCCATGCGCGAGCCGGCTCCGGGCGCCACCGTCTCCAGCAGGTATTCCATGTCGGTCGCGGGCTGGCCGTGGCATACGTAGACATCTGGCGCAAGCTGCAGCGTGGCCGGCAGCGAGGCCAGCCACTGCTGCTGCGCGCGCGTGCTGTGCTCAAACGCATACTGGTCCACGGGGCTTCCTGGCTGGTGGGCGCAGCCCAGCAACTGCCGCTCGTGGTTGCCCGCGATGGTGGGCAGCGCCAGTGCCATCAGGCGGTCGGCCGTCTCCGCGGGCCACAGCGGGCCGGACAGGATGTCGCCGCAGTTCACGATCACGTCCGCGCCGCGCCGCGCGATGTCGGCCAGCACGGCGTCGAGCGCCGGCAGGTTGCCGTGAATATCGGAAATGACGGCGATGCGCACGATTTGATATTTTTGCAAAGCAATTGCTTGGTGAAATGAATATACTGCTTTCCAGCGACTCTGCCCGCCGGCCTGTCATTGCGGTGGCGGCCAGGACGACAACACCCCTTTCAGGAGCACATGATGACCGAAGCCTTCGTCTATGACGCCATTCGCACCCCGCGCGGCAAGGGCAAGAAAGATGGCAGCCTTTATGAGGTCAAGCCCGTTAATTTGCTGGCTGGCGTGCTATCAGAACTGCAGCGCCGCAACGATTTCGACACCGCGCAGGTGGACGACGTGGTGATGGGCGTGGTCTCGCCCATTGGCGAGCAGGGCTCGGTGATTGCCAAGGTGGCCGCGCTCAAGGCGGGTTGGGACTTTCGCTGCTCGGGCGTGCAGATCAACCGCTTTTGCGCCTCGGGCCTGGAGGCCGTGAACCTGGCGGCGCAGAAGGTGCGCTCCGGCTGGGAAGACCTGGTGGTGGCCGGCGGCGTGGAGAGCATGAGCCGCGTGCCGATCGGCTCCGACGGCGGTGCCTGGGCGCAGGACCCCGAAACCAACAGCGCCACCGCCTTCGTGCCGCAGGGCATCGGCGCCGACCTGATCGCCACGCTCTCGGGCTTCACGCGGGGCGACGTGGATGCCTTCGCCATGGAGAGCCAGCAGCGCGCGGCCAGGGCACGCGATAGCGGCCTGTTCGCGCGCTCGGTCGTCCCGGTGAAGGACGCGCTGGACCAGATCATTCTGGGCGAGGACGAATTCATCAAGTCGCGTACGACGATGGAGGCCCTGGCCGGCCTGCGCCCCGCCTTCGAGCAGCTCGGCGCCATGGGGTTCGACCAGGTGGCGCTCACGCGCTACCCGCAGGTCGAGCGCATTCACCATGTGCACCATGCCGGCAATTCATCCGGCATCGTGGACGGCGCGGCGGCCGTGCTGATCGGCTCCGAGGCCGCGGGCAAGACGCATGGCTTCACGCCGCGCGCGCGCATCGTCGCGGCGGCGCTGTCCGGCGCCGACCCGACCATCATGCTGACCGGCCCGATGCCCGCCGCACGCAAGGCGCTGGCCAGGGCCGGCATGACCATTGACCAGATCGATCTGTTCGAGGTGAACGAGGCGTTTGCCGCCGTGCCCATGAAATTCATGCAGGAAATGAACGTGCCGCACGACAAGGTCAACGTCAACGGCGGCGCCATCGCCATGGGCCACCCGCTGGGCGCCACCGGCGCGATGATTCTGAACACGCTGATCGACGAGTTGCACCGGCGCCAACTGCGCTACGGCCTGGCCACGCTGTGCGTGGGTGGCGGCATGGGGATTGCGACCATTGTCGAGCGGATTTAAGCCATTTCGGCCTGAAGCCCCTATGTGGTACTGACAGGACGCTATCAATTTCATAGTAAACGGACACCCATGAAAACCATTCGATACGAACTCGCCGATGGCATCGCCACCCTCACCTTCGACGAGCCAGGCTCGCCCGTCAACACCATGTGCCAGCAATGGCAGGACGACCTGACCGAGGTCACCGCGCAGGTGGTCAAGGACAAGGACACCATCAAGGGCATCATCCTGGCCTCCGCCAAGACCACGTTTTTTGCGGGCGCCGACCTCAAGGGCACCATGCGGCTCAAACCTGAGGACGCGCCGCGCGTGTTCGCCGGGATCGAGCAAACCAAGAAGAACTTCCGCGCGCTCGAGACTCTCGGCAAGCCGGTGGTGGCCTGCCTGAACGGCACGGCGCTGGGTGGCGGCTGGGAGGTGGCGCTGGTGGGCCACCACCGCGTTGCCATGGACGACAAAAAGATCCAGTTCGGCCTGCCCGAAATCACGCTCGGCCTGATTCCGGGCGCCAGCGGCATCACCAAGATGACGCGCCTGCTCGGTCTGCTGGGGGCGCAACCCTATATCCTGGAAAGCAAATTGTTCGGCCCGCGCGAGGCGCTGGAGCTGGGCCTGGTGCACGAGCTGGCGAGCGACGCCACGCAGCTGCGCGAGAAGGCGCTGGCCTGGATCGCTGCCAACCCGGTGTCGCAGCAGCCCTGGGACGCCAAGGACTACAAAATCCCCGGCGGCACGCCGGCGAATCCGAAAATTGCGGGCGCGCTGGCGGTCGCGCCCGCCATGCTCAAGAAGACCACGCGCGGTCTGTACCCGGCTCCCGAATATGCGCTGGCCGCCATGGTGGAGGGCGCGCAGGTGGACTTCGACACCGCGCTGCGCATCGAGAGCCGGTATCTCGCCCGGCTGATCGTCAGTCCGGTGGCGAAGAACATGATCAACACGTTCTTCTTCAACCTGAACGCGATCAAGAGCGGGCAGTCGCGGCCCAGGGACGTGCCCAAATACAAACCGGCCAGGGTCGGCGTCCTCGGCGCCGGCATGATGGGCGCGGGCATCGCGTATGTGCAGGCGAGCCGGGGCATTGCCACGGTGCTGAAAGACGTGAGCCTGGACAAGGCCGAACACGGCAAGGCCTATAGCGTCAAGCTGACCCAGCCGCGCGTCGACAAGGGCCGCATGAGCCCGCACGACCAGAAGGCCCTGCTCGATCGCATCACACCCACCGACAAGGCCGCCAACCTCCAGGGTTGCGACCTGATCATCGAAGCGGTGTTCGAACAGCGCGACCTGAAGGCCAAAGTCACGCAGGAGGCCGAGCCCCTGCTGGCGCCGGGCGGCTTCTTTGCCAGCAACACCTCCACCCTGCCGATCTCGGGCCTGGCCAAAGCCAGCGCCAAACCCGAGAAATTCATCGGCATCCATTTCTTCAGTCCGGTGGACAAGATGAAGCTGGTGGAAATCATCCGCGGCAAGCAGACCGACGAAGAAACCGTGGCGCGCGCCTTCGACTACGTGCAGTCGCTCGGCAAGATCCCGATCGTGGTGAACGATTCGCGCGGCTTCTACACCAGCCGCACCTTCGGCACCTTCGTGATGGAAGGCGCGGCCATGCTGGGTGAAGGCATTCCGGCGCCCGTGATTGAAAACGCCGGCATCCAGTGCGGCATGCCGGTGGGACCGCTGGCGGTACTGGACGAGACCGCGCTATCTTTAAGCGTTCATGTGCTGGACCAAACCCGCGCCGACTACCGCTTTGAGGGCAAAACCTACCTCGCCACGCCCGGCGAACTGCTGGTGGAGCGCATGGTCAAGGAGTTCGACCGCAACGGCCGCGCGGCGGGCAGCGGCTTCTATGACTACCCGGCCGAGAAAGGCGCCCGCAAGAGCCTGTGGCCGCAGCTCAAAGCCCTGTTTGAAAAGCCGGACACCGCCTGGGACATCGAAGAAGTCAAGGACCGTTTGCTGTACCGCCAGGCGGTCGAGACCGCACGCTGCCTGTCCGAGAACGTGCTGACCACGGTGTTCGAGGCCAACATCGGCTCCATCTTCGGCATTGGTTTCCCGGCCTGGACCGGCGGCGCCATGCAATTCATCTACAGCATGGGGGTCGACGCCTTTGTGCAGCGCGCCGATGCGCTGGCGACCAAGTTCGGGCCC encodes:
- a CDS encoding metallophosphoesterase family protein, with translation MRIAVISDIHGNLPALDAVLADIARRGADVIVNCGDILSGPLWPAETADRLMALALPTIAGNHERQLLGCAHQPGSPVDQYAFEHSTRAQQQWLASLPATLQLAPDVYVCHGQPATDMEYLLETVAPGAGSRMARPAVVAAQLAGSAAAQASLVLCGHSHLPRIMMVAGVAGGRTGGTPCVNPGSVGLPAFDDDHVAFHIHETGAPHAHYALCERLPAGWAVAQVAVPYDWNSASAKAAREGAAGWAHWLATGYA
- a CDS encoding acetyl-CoA C-acetyltransferase, which encodes MTEAFVYDAIRTPRGKGKKDGSLYEVKPVNLLAGVLSELQRRNDFDTAQVDDVVMGVVSPIGEQGSVIAKVAALKAGWDFRCSGVQINRFCASGLEAVNLAAQKVRSGWEDLVVAGGVESMSRVPIGSDGGAWAQDPETNSATAFVPQGIGADLIATLSGFTRGDVDAFAMESQQRAARARDSGLFARSVVPVKDALDQIILGEDEFIKSRTTMEALAGLRPAFEQLGAMGFDQVALTRYPQVERIHHVHHAGNSSGIVDGAAAVLIGSEAAGKTHGFTPRARIVAAALSGADPTIMLTGPMPAARKALARAGMTIDQIDLFEVNEAFAAVPMKFMQEMNVPHDKVNVNGGAIAMGHPLGATGAMILNTLIDELHRRQLRYGLATLCVGGGMGIATIVERI
- a CDS encoding 3-hydroxyacyl-CoA dehydrogenase NAD-binding domain-containing protein; its protein translation is MKTIRYELADGIATLTFDEPGSPVNTMCQQWQDDLTEVTAQVVKDKDTIKGIILASAKTTFFAGADLKGTMRLKPEDAPRVFAGIEQTKKNFRALETLGKPVVACLNGTALGGGWEVALVGHHRVAMDDKKIQFGLPEITLGLIPGASGITKMTRLLGLLGAQPYILESKLFGPREALELGLVHELASDATQLREKALAWIAANPVSQQPWDAKDYKIPGGTPANPKIAGALAVAPAMLKKTTRGLYPAPEYALAAMVEGAQVDFDTALRIESRYLARLIVSPVAKNMINTFFFNLNAIKSGQSRPRDVPKYKPARVGVLGAGMMGAGIAYVQASRGIATVLKDVSLDKAEHGKAYSVKLTQPRVDKGRMSPHDQKALLDRITPTDKAANLQGCDLIIEAVFEQRDLKAKVTQEAEPLLAPGGFFASNTSTLPISGLAKASAKPEKFIGIHFFSPVDKMKLVEIIRGKQTDEETVARAFDYVQSLGKIPIVVNDSRGFYTSRTFGTFVMEGAAMLGEGIPAPVIENAGIQCGMPVGPLAVLDETALSLSVHVLDQTRADYRFEGKTYLATPGELLVERMVKEFDRNGRAAGSGFYDYPAEKGARKSLWPQLKALFEKPDTAWDIEEVKDRLLYRQAVETARCLSENVLTTVFEANIGSIFGIGFPAWTGGAMQFIYSMGVDAFVQRADALATKFGPGFALTAQVKDTIRKHQPVY